In Acidobacteriota bacterium, the following proteins share a genomic window:
- a CDS encoding RNA polymerase sigma factor: MTDLSAGSTYRRLTGIGRWLLPKLGVAESDREDVVQSSWLRIHRRYSDDRERRRLPDAYLITTVKNEVIDRRRKGRWEAELDPAIEPPGIRVPPTRGDLGRAIHECLAAIAQRRPKLVDVLQLDILGFKQREIRQVLGLGQRVVDNRLTAGRKLLRECLHEKGFGPS, encoded by the coding sequence GTGACGGATCTCTCCGCCGGCTCGACCTACCGCCGGCTCACCGGAATCGGTCGCTGGTTGCTGCCCAAGCTCGGGGTCGCCGAATCCGACCGTGAAGATGTGGTGCAGAGCTCGTGGCTGCGCATCCACCGCCGCTACTCCGACGATCGCGAGCGCCGCCGTCTCCCGGATGCCTACCTCATCACCACGGTCAAGAACGAAGTCATCGACCGGCGGCGCAAGGGTCGATGGGAAGCCGAGCTGGATCCCGCGATCGAGCCGCCGGGCATTCGCGTGCCGCCGACCCGGGGCGACCTGGGCCGGGCGATCCACGAATGTCTGGCAGCGATCGCACAGCGTCGGCCCAAGCTGGTCGACGTCCTGCAGCTCGACATCCTGGGCTTCAAACAGAGGGAGATTCGCCAGGTTCTCGGTCTCGGCCAGCGGGTGGTCGACAATCGCCTGACGGCGGGTCGAAAGCTGCTTCGGGAGTGTCTTCATGAGAAGGGTTTCGGCCCCTCATGA
- a CDS encoding 5'/3'-nucleotidase SurE, giving the protein MSRIIRTVRVLSIALVSMTAAWPLAAAPAEEAVRPRVLITNDNGIDDPKLIALARAFAPRAETWVVAPAEDRSGTGASLSFPRTGALAVERRDLGSGIEAFAVDGFPGDCVVVALAGMLRDRPPTLVISGINGGPNLGGTWMFSGTIGAARIAALVGIPAIAVSGLDDDLPGAVEASVDWVVRLTEHRVVQDLKPGEYLTVSLPRVAPDEVHGVEIADRAPLRRGPRFEADEASGIWKVAAMVEREVSLSPLADESLHSDGKIVVVPMRVDEVDGARLLDWLRDDPELPAWRTAAQQR; this is encoded by the coding sequence ATGTCTCGAATCATCCGAACAGTGAGAGTCCTGTCTATCGCCCTGGTTTCGATGACGGCCGCTTGGCCGCTGGCGGCGGCGCCCGCCGAAGAGGCCGTCCGGCCGCGAGTCTTGATCACCAATGACAACGGCATTGACGATCCCAAGCTGATCGCCCTCGCTCGCGCCTTTGCGCCGCGGGCCGAAACCTGGGTGGTGGCACCGGCCGAGGACCGTAGCGGGACCGGTGCGTCGCTGAGCTTTCCGCGCACCGGCGCCTTGGCCGTGGAGCGGCGAGATCTCGGCAGCGGAATCGAGGCCTTCGCCGTCGACGGTTTCCCGGGAGATTGCGTGGTGGTGGCCCTGGCGGGCATGCTGCGCGATCGGCCGCCGACGCTGGTGATCTCCGGCATCAACGGCGGTCCCAACCTGGGGGGCACTTGGATGTTTTCGGGCACCATCGGGGCGGCGCGCATCGCGGCCCTGGTGGGGATTCCGGCGATCGCCGTCTCGGGCCTCGATGACGACCTCCCCGGTGCCGTCGAGGCGTCCGTCGATTGGGTGGTGCGGCTGACGGAGCACCGCGTGGTGCAGGATCTGAAGCCGGGAGAGTACCTCACCGTCAGCCTCCCGCGGGTGGCGCCGGACGAGGTACACGGGGTCGAGATCGCGGACCGCGCGCCGCTTCGACGCGGACCGCGCTTCGAGGCCGACGAGGCCTCCGGTATCTGGAAGGTCGCCGCGATGGTGGAGCGGGAGGTGTCGTTGTCGCCGCTGGCCGACGAGAGTTTGCACTCGGACGGCAAGATCGTGGTCGTGCCGATGCGCGTCGACGAGGTCGACGGCGCTCGCCTGCTCGACTGGCTGCGGGACGATCCCGAGCTGCCGGCTTGGCGGACCGCGGCTCAGCAGCGATGA
- a CDS encoding helix-turn-helix transcriptional regulator encodes MQGYWLGYLFVSFAIGVACFGVALAVAWRRRDAVSRCFLALYGALSVMVTASLLSAFGETAPGVISAAAQQVFRYLESIVGLYGVMLTLPLLLHRVFRVREPRRERVLVGVVVATLVLQHLTEYVLGSTPWDERGDWLEDGVLLAIVAYSLWLVVTRWRSAEAERPLADRISLLLLIGVPGFVYDLFLSEGWGLRWYPLWYCLTSVVMVSTLVRGEEIVSPQAADGWGLSAREAEVADQVARGLSNKDIATTLHISPNTVKTHLRTIFEKAGVRSRFELISRMSRSSGAKHPEG; translated from the coding sequence GTGCAAGGCTATTGGCTGGGCTATCTGTTCGTGTCCTTTGCGATCGGCGTCGCGTGCTTCGGGGTTGCCCTGGCCGTGGCCTGGCGGCGGCGGGATGCCGTATCGCGGTGCTTTCTGGCGCTTTATGGCGCACTCAGCGTGATGGTGACGGCGTCGCTGTTGTCGGCTTTCGGTGAGACGGCACCAGGCGTGATCTCGGCGGCGGCGCAGCAGGTCTTCCGATACCTCGAGTCGATCGTGGGCCTCTATGGCGTCATGCTGACGCTGCCACTCCTGCTGCATCGGGTTTTTCGGGTCCGAGAGCCGCGCCGGGAGCGGGTTTTGGTCGGTGTGGTGGTGGCGACTCTGGTGCTGCAGCACCTCACCGAGTACGTCTTGGGCTCGACGCCCTGGGACGAGCGGGGCGACTGGCTCGAGGACGGCGTGCTGCTCGCCATCGTGGCTTACTCCCTGTGGTTGGTGGTGACGCGCTGGCGATCCGCTGAAGCCGAACGACCCCTCGCCGACCGCATTTCCCTCCTGCTGCTGATCGGCGTGCCAGGGTTTGTCTACGATCTTTTCTTGAGCGAGGGCTGGGGCTTGCGCTGGTATCCGCTGTGGTACTGCCTGACCAGCGTCGTCATGGTCTCGACCCTGGTGCGAGGGGAGGAGATCGTGAGCCCGCAGGCGGCCGATGGCTGGGGGCTGAGCGCTCGCGAGGCCGAGGTCGCCGACCAGGTGGCGCGCGGCCTCAGCAATAAGGACATCGCCACCACGCTGCACATCTCGCCGAACACGGTGAAGACCCATTTGCGAACGATTTTCGAAAAGGCCGGCGTGCGCTCCCGTTTCGAGCTGATCTCGCGGATGAGCCGATCTTCGGGGGCGAAACACCCGGAAGGATGA
- the purH gene encoding bifunctional phosphoribosylaminoimidazolecarboxamide formyltransferase/IMP cyclohydrolase yields MLPVRRALISVSDKQGLAEFAAGLHRLGVEIVSTGGTAAFLEEHEIPVIRVSTVTGFPEILGGRVKTLHPKIHGGILANRNRSADAGELSEHGITPIDLVAVNLYPFRETAAAEDVRFEQVIEMIDIGGPCMVRAAAKNFQSVAPVVDPEDYPQVLAALEQSGAVPEALRRRLAIKAFRHTQGYDAAIAEWMERQVEEETEAPRFPAHLFLDTTRELEPRYGENPHQKAAVYSALGGPGLFGGMDQLQGKELSYNNLLDADAARKMVALFDEPTVVILKHNNPCGVGRGTSIAEAYGRALETDPVSAFGSIVALNRPANQELAEQMADLFVEVVVAPKFGDGAREVFAAKKNLRLLECPLYEPHPTGIELRSIDGGLLAQMPDGLREDPEQWTCAATRLPTADEAEALAFAWNVCRYVKSNAIVLTGRDQTVGIGAGQMSRVDSCRLAIEKANLPTSGTVAASDAFFPFRDGLDLLAEAGVTAVIQPGGSKRDEEVIAAADEHGMTMLFTGQRHFRH; encoded by the coding sequence ATGCTACCCGTGCGCCGTGCGCTGATTTCCGTATCCGACAAGCAGGGCTTGGCCGAGTTCGCCGCCGGCCTCCACCGGCTAGGGGTCGAGATCGTCTCGACCGGCGGCACCGCCGCGTTTCTGGAAGAGCATGAGATTCCGGTGATTCGAGTCTCGACGGTGACCGGCTTTCCGGAGATTCTCGGCGGCCGGGTCAAGACCCTGCACCCGAAGATCCACGGCGGCATTCTCGCCAATCGCAATCGCTCGGCCGATGCCGGCGAGCTCTCCGAGCATGGCATCACGCCCATCGACTTGGTAGCGGTCAACCTCTATCCCTTTCGCGAAACCGCCGCCGCCGAGGACGTCCGCTTCGAGCAGGTCATCGAGATGATCGACATCGGCGGCCCCTGCATGGTGCGCGCCGCGGCCAAGAACTTCCAGTCGGTGGCGCCGGTGGTCGACCCAGAGGACTATCCCCAGGTGCTCGCCGCCCTCGAGCAGTCGGGCGCCGTGCCGGAGGCGCTGCGTCGCCGACTCGCGATCAAGGCCTTCCGCCACACCCAGGGCTACGATGCCGCCATCGCCGAGTGGATGGAGCGCCAGGTCGAGGAAGAGACCGAGGCGCCGCGCTTCCCGGCCCACCTCTTTCTCGACACCACCCGCGAGCTCGAGCCGCGCTATGGCGAGAATCCGCACCAGAAGGCGGCGGTCTACAGCGCCCTCGGCGGGCCCGGCCTGTTCGGCGGCATGGACCAGCTGCAGGGCAAGGAGCTGTCCTACAACAACCTCCTCGACGCCGACGCGGCGCGCAAGATGGTGGCCCTTTTCGACGAGCCGACGGTGGTCATCCTGAAGCACAACAACCCCTGCGGCGTCGGCCGCGGCACCAGCATCGCCGAGGCCTACGGGCGCGCCCTCGAAACCGACCCGGTGTCGGCCTTCGGCTCGATCGTCGCCCTCAACCGGCCCGCCAATCAGGAGCTCGCCGAGCAGATGGCGGACCTCTTCGTCGAGGTGGTGGTGGCGCCGAAGTTCGGCGACGGGGCGCGCGAGGTCTTCGCCGCCAAGAAGAACCTGCGCCTCCTCGAGTGCCCTCTCTACGAGCCCCACCCCACCGGCATCGAGCTGCGCTCGATCGACGGCGGCCTGCTGGCCCAGATGCCGGACGGCCTGCGCGAAGATCCGGAGCAGTGGACCTGCGCCGCCACTCGCCTACCGACCGCCGACGAGGCCGAGGCCCTGGCCTTTGCCTGGAACGTCTGCCGCTACGTCAAGTCGAACGCCATCGTCCTCACCGGTCGCGACCAGACCGTCGGCATCGGCGCCGGCCAGATGAGCCGCGTCGACTCCTGCCGCCTGGCGATCGAGAAAGCAAACCTTCCCACCAGCGGCACCGTCGCCGCCTCGGACGCCTTCTTTCCCTTCCGCGACGGTCTCGACCTGCTCGCCGAAGCCGGCGTCACGGCGGTGATCCAGCCCGGCGGCAGCAAGCGCGACGAAGAGGTCATCGCCGCCGCCGACGAGCACGGCATGACCATGCTGTTCACCGGCCAGCGCCACTTCCGACACTAG
- a CDS encoding SRPBCC domain-containing protein gives MTTESKLTLALEGDQGLLITRRFSAPPEAVYRAHLEVELIRQWLLGPDGWSMTVCISDPVVGGRIHFEWSDGQGGDFSLTGEYLELVPFSKIVHVERMHLPDPTPDNRVETRFEAVEGGTLVTLRMTLPDAETRRTMLESDMESGMNASYDKLDSALSET, from the coding sequence TTGACCACGGAATCAAAACTGACCTTGGCCCTGGAAGGTGATCAGGGACTTCTGATCACCCGGCGATTCTCTGCTCCGCCGGAGGCGGTTTACCGAGCTCACCTCGAGGTCGAGCTGATTCGCCAATGGCTGCTGGGGCCCGATGGCTGGTCGATGACGGTCTGCATCAGCGACCCGGTGGTCGGGGGGCGGATCCACTTCGAGTGGAGCGACGGCCAGGGCGGTGACTTCTCGCTCACCGGGGAGTATCTCGAGCTCGTTCCGTTCTCCAAGATCGTGCACGTCGAGCGCATGCACCTGCCGGATCCGACGCCGGACAACCGGGTCGAAACCCGCTTCGAGGCAGTCGAGGGAGGCACCCTCGTGACCCTGCGCATGACCCTGCCCGATGCCGAGACGCGCCGAACGATGCTCGAATCGGACATGGAAAGTGGCATGAACGCGAGCTACGACAAGCTCGACTCGGCCCTCTCCGAGACCTAG
- a CDS encoding metalloregulator ArsR/SmtB family transcription factor — MDIDATFSALADPTRRAILARLAAGEVGVMELAEPFAMSQPAISRHLKVLETAGLIVRRVDGARRPCRLAPNGLAPVHEWLETLRSAFAANYDRLDELLAGNLAGEKGDSL; from the coding sequence ATGGACATCGACGCAACCTTCTCTGCCCTGGCCGATCCGACGCGGCGGGCGATCCTGGCGCGGCTGGCTGCCGGTGAGGTCGGCGTGATGGAGCTGGCCGAACCCTTCGCCATGAGCCAACCCGCCATTTCGCGGCACCTCAAGGTCTTGGAAACGGCCGGCCTGATCGTTCGCCGGGTCGATGGCGCCAGGCGACCGTGCCGGCTGGCTCCGAACGGCCTGGCACCGGTTCACGAGTGGCTCGAAACCCTACGGAGCGCCTTCGCCGCGAACTACGACCGGTTGGACGAGCTTCTGGCCGGCAATCTGGCTGGGGAAAAAGGAGACAGCCTTTGA
- a CDS encoding response regulator transcription factor — protein MIRVCLIDDQTLVREGIRTLLGFLDDIEVVAEGEDGEGAVELIREQAPDVLLLDLRMPGKDGLDVLADLRAAELLPPTLVLTTFDDDAAALEAIRRGARAFLLKDISLERLAEAIRTVAGGGTLIQPALTERILRTAGDADWSFPSLDPPDPLTEREIEVLRFLCGGYSNKEIADALGVAEGTVKNHLSNILSKLGVRDRTRAVLKGLELGLI, from the coding sequence GTGATTCGGGTCTGCCTGATCGACGACCAGACCCTGGTGCGGGAGGGCATCCGAACGCTTCTCGGCTTCCTCGACGACATCGAGGTGGTGGCCGAGGGCGAGGACGGTGAAGGTGCCGTCGAGCTGATCCGAGAGCAGGCGCCGGATGTCCTGCTGCTCGATCTGCGGATGCCCGGCAAGGACGGTCTCGACGTCCTCGCCGATCTGCGGGCCGCCGAGCTTCTCCCACCGACTCTCGTGCTCACCACCTTCGACGACGATGCCGCCGCCCTCGAGGCCATCCGCCGTGGCGCCCGCGCCTTCCTGCTCAAAGACATCTCCCTCGAGCGTCTGGCGGAAGCGATTCGCACCGTCGCCGGCGGCGGCACCCTGATTCAGCCAGCCCTCACCGAGCGCATCCTGCGCACCGCCGGCGATGCCGACTGGAGCTTTCCGAGCCTCGACCCGCCGGACCCCTTGACCGAGCGTGAAATCGAAGTGCTGCGCTTCCTGTGTGGTGGCTACAGCAACAAAGAGATTGCCGATGCCCTCGGCGTCGCCGAAGGCACGGTCAAGAACCACCTCTCGAACATCCTCTCGAAGCTCGGCGTGCGCGACCGCACTCGAGCCGTGCTCAAGGGCCTCGAGCTGGGCCTGATCTAG